One genomic region from Candidatus Cetobacterium colombiensis encodes:
- the murC gene encoding UDP-N-acetylmuramate--L-alanine ligase codes for MNKIYFIGINGIGMSGLAKIMKLKGYEVSGADLSRNYVTEELESLGITVYNSHLAENVCDVNLVVASSAIKQDNPEIKKAQELGIKIIKRGELLSLLMNKEKGIAVAGTHGKTTTSSMLGSLLLDIDPTIVVGGILPEIGSNARCGKIEVFIAEADESDNSFLHLTPETAIITNIEADHLENHGSLENIKKSFKQFMDQTKGEILVCGDCFETLELIKNRKNVKTYGINKLDANIMATDIRVENGRTKFKVTIEGKVFGEFEISIPGNHNIQNALPVIYLAKKYGISKTRISEKLLKFKGAKRRYDILHSDKIRIIDDYAHHPTEIKATIQGAKTIEKNKTIAIFQPHRYSRVNFLLNDFKGSFEGVDEVILMPVYSAGEKNEFGVTLEKLKEKIGHKHCIIVEKNEDIEKIVAGEKESATFLFMGAGNISSLAHMIAENIGRTGNEVI; via the coding sequence ATGAATAAAATATATTTTATTGGAATAAATGGAATAGGAATGAGTGGGTTAGCAAAAATAATGAAATTGAAAGGATATGAAGTTTCAGGGGCGGACCTTTCGAGAAATTATGTGACAGAGGAATTAGAGAGTTTAGGAATAACAGTTTATAATAGTCACTTAGCAGAAAATGTATGTGACGTTAACTTAGTAGTTGCATCAAGTGCTATAAAACAGGATAATCCAGAAATAAAAAAAGCTCAAGAATTAGGAATTAAAATTATAAAAAGAGGAGAGTTGTTATCTCTTTTAATGAATAAAGAAAAAGGAATAGCGGTAGCAGGAACTCATGGGAAGACTACAACAAGTTCAATGCTAGGATCACTATTGTTAGATATAGATCCAACAATAGTAGTAGGAGGGATTTTACCAGAGATAGGTTCTAATGCTAGATGTGGAAAAATAGAGGTTTTTATTGCAGAAGCAGATGAAAGCGATAACTCATTTTTACATCTAACACCAGAAACAGCCATTATAACAAATATAGAAGCAGATCACCTTGAGAATCATGGTTCTTTAGAAAATATAAAAAAATCATTTAAACAATTTATGGATCAAACTAAAGGAGAAATTTTAGTTTGTGGAGATTGTTTTGAAACGTTAGAACTTATTAAAAATAGAAAAAATGTAAAGACTTATGGAATAAATAAATTAGATGCAAATATAATGGCTACAGATATTAGAGTTGAAAATGGAAGAACAAAATTTAAAGTTACCATAGAAGGGAAAGTATTTGGAGAATTCGAGATTTCTATTCCTGGAAATCATAACATTCAAAATGCGTTACCAGTAATATATTTAGCGAAAAAATATGGAATTTCTAAAACAAGAATTTCAGAAAAACTTTTAAAATTTAAAGGTGCTAAGAGAAGATATGACATACTTCATAGTGATAAAATAAGAATAATAGATGATTATGCACATCATCCTACAGAAATAAAAGCGACTATACAAGGAGCAAAAACTATTGAAAAAAACAAAACAATAGCTATATTTCAACCACATAGATATAGTCGTGTTAATTTTCTTTTAAATGATTTTAAAGGAAGTTTTGAAGGTGTTGACGAAGTTATTTTAATGCCAGTTTATAGTGCTGGAGAAAAGAATGAGTTTGGTGTAACATTGGAAAAATTAAAAGAAAAAATAGGACATAAACACTGTATAATAGTGGAAAAAAATGAAGATATAGAAAAAATAGTGGCTGGAGAAAAAGAATCAGCAACATTTTTATTTATGGGAGCAGGAAATATATCTAGCTTAGCTCATATGATTGCAGAAAATATAGGGAGAACAGGAAATGAAGTTATATAA
- the murG gene encoding undecaprenyldiphospho-muramoylpentapeptide beta-N-acetylglucosaminyltransferase: MNKKIMITTGGTGGHIYPALAVGKKLLDRGMEVIFVGSSSRMEKDLVPEEGFKFVGIDVFPFQNFRKILSNIKSFLQAFKVIKKEQPDIIIGFGNYISIPVLLMGTILGKKIYLQEQNADLGMANKLFYKVAKKCFLAFDTTYEEISVKDQHKFLVTGNPLREDIYTMDKETERERLKIGKDEKVLLITGGSLGAKSLNEAVIKSLKDIYKDKTIRIYWATGEKNFGEINQKLEDQQIKVSDIIKPYFNNMINIMAAADLIVCRAGALTVSEIMQLEKPSILIPYNSIKVGQYENAKILEENNAALLYSDSKADEAIEKALEIIKNDEELNKMSRRVKNLKKSNAADKIVECLDIWRS, from the coding sequence ATGAATAAGAAAATAATGATAACGACAGGTGGAACTGGTGGACACATATATCCAGCTTTAGCTGTTGGAAAAAAATTACTAGATAGAGGTATGGAAGTAATATTTGTGGGAAGTTCTAGTAGGATGGAAAAAGATTTAGTTCCAGAAGAAGGATTTAAATTTGTTGGAATTGATGTATTTCCTTTTCAAAATTTTAGAAAAATTTTGTCCAATATAAAATCATTTTTACAAGCTTTTAAAGTTATAAAAAAAGAACAACCAGATATTATAATAGGTTTTGGAAACTATATATCTATTCCAGTGTTGTTAATGGGAACTATTTTGGGAAAAAAAATATATTTACAAGAGCAAAATGCTGATTTAGGAATGGCAAATAAGTTGTTTTATAAAGTGGCAAAAAAGTGTTTCTTAGCATTTGATACAACTTACGAAGAGATATCAGTAAAGGATCAACATAAATTTTTAGTAACTGGAAATCCTTTAAGAGAAGATATTTATACAATGGATAAAGAAACTGAAAGAGAAAGATTGAAAATTGGTAAGGATGAAAAAGTTTTACTGATAACAGGTGGTAGTTTAGGAGCAAAATCTTTAAACGAAGCAGTTATCAAAAGTTTAAAAGATATATACAAAGATAAAACAATCAGAATTTATTGGGCTACAGGAGAAAAAAACTTTGGAGAGATTAATCAAAAGTTAGAAGATCAACAAATAAAAGTAAGTGATATAATAAAGCCATATTTTAATAATATGATAAATATTATGGCAGCGGCAGATTTAATTGTATGTAGAGCTGGAGCTTTAACGGTCTCAGAGATAATGCAATTGGAAAAGCCATCTATTTTGATACCTTACAATTCAATAAAAGTTGGTCAATATGAAAACGCTAAGATATTAGAGGAGAATAATGCTGCGCTTCTATATAGTGATAGCAAGGCGGATGAGGCTATTGAAAAAGCTTTAGAAATTATAAAAAATGATGAAGAACTTAATAAAATGAGTAGAAGGGTAAAAAATTTAAAGAAGAGTAATGCAGCTGATAAAATTGTTGAATGCTTAGACATATGGAGGAGTTAA
- the murD gene encoding UDP-N-acetylmuramoyl-L-alanine--D-glutamate ligase, which produces MKKAIVFGAGISGKGAEKTLMKMGYEVYLIDDKIGIPSEDGMKILENEKIDIFIKSPGVPYTKLIEKALELNLEVIDDIELGYRYKIKNGILGKIIAITGTNGKTTVTSKIKELLEVAGFRAKVCGNIGYSFSQTIMENSDLDYYVLEASSYQLENIKEFKADIALIVNLAPDHLARYKNLDHYYDTKFNIGINQKEEEYFLVNTSCAEILKRIKNISGTKFYLGMNKTEKDEKVWVKNEKILYENEIVLEERLASLKGKHNLENMLFIVAVGKILNISTEVIREFLYSTGTLEHRMENFLKYGEVQFINDSKGTNIDSTKFAIEAFHQPILICGGYDKKLDLIDLEELIKNNVKEVYLIGDISDKLSEGLLKIGYSQDKIFNLKTLEKVMEKLKERIDKNQKEVILFSPATSSFDQFKNFEERGKIFKELVKSYFN; this is translated from the coding sequence ATGAAAAAAGCAATAGTATTTGGAGCTGGAATAAGTGGAAAAGGGGCAGAAAAAACCTTAATGAAAATGGGTTATGAAGTTTATCTAATTGATGATAAAATTGGAATACCTTCAGAAGATGGCATGAAAATTTTAGAAAATGAAAAAATAGATATATTTATAAAAAGTCCAGGAGTTCCTTATACAAAACTTATAGAAAAAGCCTTAGAATTAAATCTAGAGGTTATAGATGATATAGAATTAGGGTATAGATATAAAATAAAAAATGGAATTTTAGGAAAAATAATAGCTATAACTGGAACCAATGGAAAAACAACAGTTACCTCAAAAATAAAAGAACTTTTAGAAGTTGCAGGATTTAGAGCTAAAGTTTGTGGGAATATAGGATACTCTTTTAGCCAAACTATTATGGAGAATTCAGACTTAGACTACTATGTTTTAGAAGCGAGTTCATATCAACTTGAAAATATTAAAGAGTTTAAAGCGGATATAGCCTTAATTGTAAATTTAGCTCCAGATCATTTAGCTAGATATAAAAATTTAGATCATTATTATGACACAAAGTTTAATATAGGAATAAATCAAAAGGAAGAAGAATATTTTTTAGTAAATACTTCTTGTGCAGAAATTTTGAAGAGGATAAAAAACATATCTGGAACAAAGTTTTATTTAGGAATGAATAAAACTGAAAAAGATGAAAAAGTTTGGGTAAAAAATGAAAAAATTTTATATGAAAATGAAATTGTTTTAGAGGAGAGATTGGCATCGTTAAAAGGTAAACATAATTTAGAAAATATGTTATTTATTGTTGCTGTAGGAAAAATATTAAATATATCAACAGAAGTAATAAGAGAATTTTTATATTCGACAGGAACTCTAGAACATAGAATGGAAAATTTTTTAAAGTATGGAGAAGTTCAGTTTATAAATGACTCGAAAGGAACAAATATTGATTCGACTAAATTTGCTATTGAAGCTTTTCATCAACCAATATTAATCTGTGGAGGATATGATAAAAAATTAGATTTAATTGATTTAGAAGAGTTGATAAAAAATAATGTAAAAGAAGTTTATTTAATAGGAGATATTTCGGATAAACTTTCTGAAGGACTGCTAAAAATTGGATATTCACAAGATAAAATATTTAATTTAAAAACTTTAGAAAAAGTAATGGAAAAATTAAAAGAGAGAATTGATAAAAATCAAAAGGAAGTAATTTTATTTTCTCCAGCGACATCAAGTTTTGATCAATTTAAAAACTTTGAAGAAAGAGGAAAAATATTTAAAGAATTGGTAAAAAGTTACTTTAATTAG
- the mraY gene encoding phospho-N-acetylmuramoyl-pentapeptide-transferase, which yields MLYLLAEYLPVLEGLKSIYLRSFLAFIIAFLVVLLTGKPFINYLKFKKFGEAIREEGPSSHFSKKGTPTMGGILIIFGTLITSLIVGDLFNKFMILMFIITILFSSIGFIDDYKKFTVNKKGLSGKKKLLGQCFIAVITWFFIKEFGLTSSKVLDLSIINPILSNSNFYLGSFLMLIFIALVLMGTSNAVNITDGLDGLAIMPVIIGATILGIIAYFTGHMELSNHLNLHYIAGIGELSVFLSALIGAGLGFLWYNFYPAQIFMGDTGSLTLGGILGVVAILLKQELLLPIIGGVFVLEAVSVILQVGSFKMRGKRIFRMAPIHHHFELAGLPETKVTMRFWIVALFLGMIALGIVRLRGIL from the coding sequence ATGCTATACTTGTTGGCAGAATATTTACCAGTTTTAGAAGGACTTAAATCTATATATTTAAGAAGTTTTTTAGCGTTTATAATAGCGTTCTTAGTTGTTTTATTAACTGGAAAACCATTCATAAATTATTTGAAATTTAAAAAATTTGGAGAAGCAATTAGAGAAGAAGGACCTTCAAGTCATTTTTCTAAAAAAGGAACACCAACAATGGGTGGGATTTTGATAATCTTTGGAACATTAATAACATCTCTAATTGTAGGAGATTTATTTAATAAATTCATGATTTTGATGTTTATAATAACAATTTTATTTAGTAGTATTGGATTTATAGATGATTATAAAAAATTTACAGTTAATAAAAAAGGTTTATCTGGAAAAAAGAAACTGTTAGGACAATGTTTTATAGCTGTAATAACTTGGTTTTTCATAAAAGAGTTTGGATTAACAAGTAGTAAAGTTTTAGATTTATCAATTATAAATCCAATTTTATCAAATAGTAATTTCTATTTAGGAAGTTTTTTAATGTTAATATTTATTGCTTTAGTTTTAATGGGAACTTCAAATGCAGTTAATATAACGGACGGATTAGATGGATTAGCAATAATGCCTGTGATAATAGGAGCAACAATTTTAGGTATAATAGCATACTTTACAGGTCATATGGAATTAAGTAATCACCTTAATTTACACTATATAGCTGGTATAGGAGAACTATCAGTGTTTCTTTCAGCTTTGATAGGTGCTGGTTTAGGATTTTTATGGTATAATTTCTACCCTGCTCAAATTTTTATGGGAGATACAGGATCTCTAACTTTAGGTGGAATTTTAGGAGTTGTAGCTATTCTTTTAAAACAAGAGTTACTATTACCAATAATAGGTGGAGTTTTTGTTTTAGAAGCAGTATCTGTTATTCTTCAAGTTGGTTCTTTTAAAATGAGAGGAAAAAGAATATTTAGAATGGCACCTATACATCATCACTTTGAATTAGCTGGATTGCCTGAAACTAAAGTAACGATGAGATTTTGGATTGTGGCATTATTTTTAGGAATGATAGCTTTAGGTATAGTTAGATTAAGAGGAATACTATAA